The DNA window ATACCTTGTTCGTTTTTACGCTGTAAAAAATCCCACATAGTACGACGTAATTCAATATCAACACCGGCTGTTGGTTCATCTAAAATAAGCAGTTCAGGCTCATGTACTAATGCACGTGCGATCATTAGTCGGCGTTTCATACCACCAGACAGGTTTCGCGCTGCTTCATGGCGTTTATCCCATAATTCCAGTTGTTTTAATAGTGCTTCACAACGCACTAACGCTTCTTTACGCGGTACACCATAATAACCCGCTTGATTGACAATAATATTTTCAATCTTTTCAAACGGATTAAAATTAAATTCTTGTGGTACTAAACCGATCTTACTCTTGGCTGCTTCAAGGTCAGTATCAATATCAAAACCGAAGATCTTAACTTGTCCTGCGGTTTTATTTACCAGTGAGCTCATCACGCCGATAGTCGTCGACTTACCCGCACCGTTAGGCCCTAACAACGCATAAAAATCACCTTTAGCGACGGTAAGATTTATGTTTTTTACTGCTTGAACTCCGCCAGAATACGTCTTCTGGAGCCCTTTTATTTCAAGTGCTAACGTCATGAGATGAACAAACCTAGAGAAGAATTGGAGATGAATTGGAGATGAATTATACTGGAATGGCGTAGAAATGCGAGGATGGAGTAAAGACCCTAGCTTAAACTAGCCATGAAAGACCGAAGTCTAGTTAAAGGAGATAATAGAAAGAGTCGCTTAAAGAAAGAGCAGCTATTGCGGCTGAACGTCTTAAACGACTCGAACAGATTAAGCAAAACTTAACCTTCTAACGGTACCACTTTACCTACGTAAGGTAAGTTACGGTATTTCTGACCATAGTCGATACCATAACCAACCACGAATTCGTCAGGGATCTCAAAACCAACCCAATCAACCGGTACATTAACTTCACGACGAGACGGCTTATCTAAT is part of the Moritella viscosa genome and encodes:
- a CDS encoding ABC transporter, ATP-binding protein; the encoded protein is MTLALEIKGLQKTYSGGVQAVKNINLTVAKGDFYALLGPNGAGKSTTIGVMSSLVNKTAGQVKIFGFDIDTDLEAAKSKIGLVPQEFNFNPFEKIENIIVNQAGYYGVPRKEALVRCEALLKQLELWDKRHEAARNLSGGMKRRLMIARALVHEPELLILDEPTAGVDIELRRTMWDFLQRKNEQGITIILTTHYLEEAEMLCRNIGIIDKGLLIENTSMKALLSQLNSESYLLDIKSRLDINSQLINPELDGYSCRLLDDHTLEVDVAKHRGLNALFAQLATMNIQVQGIRNKENRLEALFMDIVEQGRNKDLSGLAK